A region of Cellulophaga sp. RHA19 DNA encodes the following proteins:
- the nfsB gene encoding oxygen-insensitive NAD(P)H nitroreductase — translation MNLQEILNWRYTTKEYDTTKKISEADMAEVKNLLRMSPSSVNLQPWHFIVAETTEGKARIAKGTQGFFSFNEPKVTNASAVVLFCVKTDADDTYYKHIADTEDKDGRFPNEDIKNGFLGAVKAFAGIHKYDLKDLQHWMEKQVYLNIGSFLLGVASLGIDATPMEGIDVKALDEEFGLREKGYTSLVAVSLGYRAESDFNSTEKTPKSRLAESEIFTVI, via the coding sequence ATGAATTTACAAGAAATTTTAAACTGGAGATACACTACAAAGGAATACGACACAACCAAGAAAATATCTGAAGCAGATATGGCTGAAGTTAAAAACTTGTTAAGGATGAGTCCTTCTAGTGTAAACTTACAACCTTGGCATTTTATAGTTGCAGAAACTACAGAAGGTAAAGCACGTATAGCAAAAGGGACGCAAGGCTTTTTTAGTTTTAACGAACCTAAAGTAACCAATGCTTCAGCAGTAGTTTTATTTTGTGTAAAAACAGATGCAGATGATACTTACTACAAGCACATTGCAGATACAGAAGATAAAGACGGAAGATTTCCTAACGAAGATATTAAAAACGGATTTTTAGGAGCTGTAAAGGCGTTTGCTGGAATTCATAAATACGATTTAAAAGATTTACAACACTGGATGGAAAAGCAAGTATACCTTAACATTGGTAGCTTTTTATTAGGTGTTGCTAGTTTAGGTATTGACGCTACACCAATGGAAGGTATTGATGTAAAAGCTTTAGATGAAGAATTTGGATTAAGAGAAAAAGGATATACATCTTTAGTTGCTGTTTCTTTAGGGTATAGAGCAGAATCGGATTTTAACTCTACAGAAAAAACTCCAAAATCTAGATTAGCAGAAAGTGAAATTTTTACGGTAATATAA
- a CDS encoding 2OG-Fe(II) oxygenase, whose protein sequence is MKTTTNKNALAEAHALTLPTREASLRREPSVSHFWNSNRKLLEDAWDVWEFENKDSLLVPDETLLDPKLRKAINEAWENPEKENAVADLWKEIIPGVYSAQFFDIERLAEFRKYLEATVNSEIPRRAPYGIQLNRYGVMLDPRSEGYLAAPSFQAFYNEIMDRYMRPIARLLLGTYGYDNQTFGFSIQYNPDKDKDLQAHTDASSATLNININLPDEEFTGSEVDFHNRTTGKVVQTIFEPGKAIIHTGNVPHATHPITSGQRNNLVVWLYGDRMQIPRGGASSYGSAGNSESKVVATQSISARDRWSIPEAPKDTIAPF, encoded by the coding sequence ATGAAAACAACAACAAATAAAAATGCACTTGCAGAAGCTCATGCGCTTACATTACCTACTAGAGAAGCTTCTTTAAGACGAGAGCCTTCTGTATCTCATTTCTGGAATAGTAACCGAAAACTACTTGAAGATGCTTGGGATGTATGGGAATTTGAAAATAAAGACAGTTTGTTAGTTCCAGATGAAACACTACTTGATCCTAAATTGAGAAAAGCGATAAATGAGGCTTGGGAAAACCCTGAAAAGGAAAACGCTGTTGCTGATTTATGGAAAGAAATTATACCAGGTGTGTATTCTGCTCAGTTTTTTGATATAGAACGCTTGGCGGAATTTCGTAAGTATTTAGAAGCTACAGTAAATTCTGAAATTCCTAGACGTGCACCTTACGGTATTCAATTAAATCGTTACGGAGTTATGCTAGATCCACGCTCTGAAGGATATCTTGCAGCACCAAGTTTTCAGGCATTTTATAATGAAATTATGGATCGTTATATGCGCCCAATAGCTCGTTTATTACTTGGTACTTATGGTTATGATAACCAAACATTTGGTTTTTCTATTCAGTACAACCCAGATAAAGACAAAGATTTACAGGCACACACCGATGCTTCATCTGCTACTTTAAATATTAATATTAACTTACCAGATGAAGAATTTACTGGGTCAGAAGTAGATTTTCATAACAGAACCACAGGTAAAGTTGTACAAACTATTTTTGAGCCAGGTAAAGCAATAATTCATACGGGAAATGTGCCACACGCTACACACCCAATTACTAGCGGACAACGTAATAATTTAGTGGTTTGGTTGTACGGAGACCGTATGCAAATACCAAGAGGAGGAGCAAGTAGCTATGGTAGTGCAGGTAACTCAGAATCTAAAGTTGTAGCAACACAAAGTATTAGTGCTCGTGATCGTTGGAGTATACCAGAGGCTCCTAAAGACACCATTGCTCCGTTTTAA
- a CDS encoding phosphatase PAP2 family protein — MKIKIAQFLSILGHPLLLFPFLILIFNLNDTKNTFSHTLTLIYGIFFLVLIAWVYIGKRRGKYTDLDVSNKKERKSLYIFAIPLMLIVLAFLLYTNQPSYICTSFSLATLMLIVSFGINFFIKISMHVSINIYLALAIIHVNLMLGSTLIVFTLLVLWSRLVLKRHTPKEVVTGLIIGSLFGATLLLIS, encoded by the coding sequence ATGAAAATTAAAATAGCTCAATTTTTATCAATATTAGGACATCCTTTATTGTTATTTCCTTTTTTAATTCTAATTTTTAATCTAAACGATACTAAAAACACTTTTTCCCATACGCTAACTCTTATTTATGGGATCTTTTTTTTGGTCTTAATAGCTTGGGTTTATATAGGTAAAAGAAGAGGTAAGTATACAGATTTAGATGTCTCTAATAAAAAAGAGCGTAAATCCTTATATATATTTGCCATACCATTAATGTTAATTGTATTGGCTTTTTTATTGTATACAAACCAGCCAAGCTATATATGTACAAGCTTTTCTTTAGCTACTTTAATGTTAATAGTTTCTTTTGGAATTAATTTTTTCATCAAAATTTCTATGCACGTGTCCATTAATATTTATTTGGCACTTGCTATTATTCATGTAAACTTAATGTTAGGCTCTACATTAATTGTTTTTACCTTACTTGTTTTATGGTCTAGATTAGTGCTAAAAAGGCATACACCTAAAGAAGTTGTTACAGGCTTAATTATAGGTTCATTGTTTGGAGCTACTTTACTACTTATCTCTTAG
- a CDS encoding AraC family transcriptional regulator yields the protein MARTIIENIVIAKYQEQTFFEFCKYTTIRFFEIVYFEKGSGTIKINGKTVNYSANSFFVFIPDDIYIVNPETATTTVAIKFLKSFFKNTSSQNETLPVNNWFRKIEEILNSESHELREMQFETEADRSHLVALVNMVATEYLNKQSFDIFIIQNSLSVILHLIARNIQFINTSESVKEVKSSKIQQIINYIHSNIYNSELLSTKSLAEEFHMADNYISEYFKKHTDVSLKKYIINYKLKLVETRLKYTDLQYSEIAMELGFTDSSHLNKTFQTYKGMTIGAYKSSIS from the coding sequence ATGGCACGTACCATTATAGAAAACATTGTAATTGCTAAATATCAAGAACAAACTTTTTTTGAGTTTTGTAAGTACACAACCATTCGTTTTTTTGAAATTGTTTATTTTGAAAAAGGGTCAGGTACTATAAAAATTAATGGTAAAACGGTAAATTATTCAGCCAATAGTTTTTTTGTATTTATTCCTGATGATATTTATATTGTTAATCCAGAAACAGCAACTACAACTGTAGCTATTAAATTTTTAAAGAGTTTTTTTAAAAACACGTCTTCTCAAAATGAAACACTTCCTGTTAATAATTGGTTTCGTAAAATTGAAGAAATATTAAATAGTGAAAGTCACGAACTTCGTGAAATGCAGTTTGAAACCGAAGCAGATCGTTCGCATTTAGTAGCTTTAGTAAATATGGTGGCTACCGAATATTTAAACAAACAGTCTTTTGATATCTTCATTATTCAGAATTCATTATCGGTTATTTTACATTTAATTGCCCGAAATATTCAGTTTATAAACACTTCAGAATCGGTAAAAGAAGTAAAATCGTCTAAAATTCAGCAAATCATCAATTATATTCATTCTAATATTTATAATTCGGAGTTATTATCTACTAAAAGTTTAGCTGAGGAATTTCATATGGCAGATAATTACATCAGTGAATATTTTAAAAAGCACACCGATGTGTCGCTAAAAAAGTACATTATCAACTACAAATTAAAGCTTGTTGAAACTAGATTAAAATATACAGATTTGCAATATTCTGAAATTGCAATGGAATTAGGCTTTACAGATTCTAGTCACCTTAACAAGACCTTCCAAACTTATAAAGGGATGACTATTGGCGCTTACAAGTCAAGCATCTCCTAA
- a CDS encoding cupin domain-containing protein — MKNIVILLAVIALSASNTANAQVNTIDSVATSKVQHFNFDQMESETIGKGIKRKWFHGQKGQMTIFNLEKDAHIPWHQHPNEQITYIMSGKVKIKTIIDGKEEFVEVGAGEVIVFPENVPHEFWALEQTVDLDVHVPVREDWLSKELPDYLKKTEKQD, encoded by the coding sequence ATGAAAAATATAGTAATACTACTTGCTGTAATAGCATTATCTGCAAGCAACACAGCAAATGCTCAAGTAAACACGATAGATTCTGTAGCAACATCAAAAGTGCAACATTTCAATTTTGACCAAATGGAATCTGAAACTATTGGCAAGGGAATTAAACGTAAGTGGTTTCACGGTCAAAAAGGACAAATGACGATTTTTAATTTAGAAAAAGATGCACATATTCCTTGGCACCAACACCCAAACGAACAGATAACATACATAATGTCTGGTAAAGTTAAAATCAAAACTATTATTGATGGTAAAGAAGAATTTGTTGAAGTTGGAGCAGGAGAAGTAATTGTTTTTCCTGAAAATGTTCCTCACGAATTTTGGGCTTTAGAACAAACTGTAGATTTAGATGTGCACGTTCCTGTACGTGAAGATTGGCTGTCTAAAGAATTACCAGATTATTTAAAAAAGACAGAGAAACAAGATTAG
- a CDS encoding DUF1853 family protein, translating to MITNHKNIELQYTGYINTPLLWVDKLVYGLQQFKINNIKTAVFSEQLPSNLRLGKRVERYVSAELNELKSINVLAENIQIQNNKLTIGELDCILTKDDVPHHVEIIFKFYLFDASVGNTEIEHWIGPNRNDTLLKKLTKLKEKQLPLLYNTHTKPLLKSLNVDANAIQQFVFFKAQLFIPFNTNVEFKDLNKNCIKGFYVKHTALLQFKDCKFYIPSKTNWLQDVQTQVNWLKYDEFIFEINTLITAKKSPLCWIKFPNGELQKFFVVWW from the coding sequence ATGATAACAAACCATAAAAATATAGAACTGCAATATACTGGTTATATAAACACTCCTTTATTATGGGTAGATAAACTTGTTTATGGACTACAACAGTTTAAAATTAATAATATAAAAACAGCAGTCTTTAGCGAGCAATTACCCTCCAATTTAAGATTAGGCAAACGTGTAGAACGCTATGTTAGTGCAGAACTAAATGAATTAAAAAGCATTAATGTTTTAGCAGAAAACATACAAATACAAAACAATAAGCTTACCATTGGAGAATTAGATTGTATTTTAACTAAGGATGATGTACCACATCACGTAGAAATAATATTTAAATTTTATTTGTTTGATGCCTCTGTTGGAAACACAGAAATAGAACACTGGATTGGGCCAAACAGAAACGATACATTACTTAAAAAGCTAACCAAGTTAAAAGAAAAACAACTACCACTACTCTACAACACACATACAAAACCATTATTAAAAAGTTTAAATGTAGATGCAAATGCAATACAGCAATTTGTTTTTTTTAAAGCTCAGCTATTTATACCCTTTAATACTAACGTAGAATTTAAGGACTTAAATAAAAATTGCATTAAAGGATTTTATGTTAAGCATACAGCTTTATTACAGTTTAAAGATTGTAAATTTTATATTCCGTCTAAAACTAATTGGCTACAAGATGTACAAACCCAAGTAAACTGGCTTAAATATGATGAGTTTATTTTTGAAATAAATACCTTAATAACAGCTAAAAAGTCCCCTTTATGTTGGATTAAGTTCCCAAACGGAGAGTTACAAAAGTTTTTTGTGGTTTGGTGGTAG
- a CDS encoding DUF4437 domain-containing protein, producing MKKSILIALALVAGIFANAQTPTTDTTKSVNEVVTADNLEWGWLNPLRGDKSPAAGKLWGDRTKNEPAGFLVKFNKGFSSPPHIHNITYRGVVIKGLLHNDDEQAEKQWLPAGSYWQQPAGEAHITAADGQENMAFLDIQEGPYLVQPTSEAFDNGERPINVDKTNMVWLNANDIKWVASKSNVETAFLWGSHKKNQLRATLLRLPAGFKGKIKNLSPNFRAVVISGGLTHQFSKKGAVNQLDAPSYFGAEKKGTSIISTDKETVLYIRSNGNFKIK from the coding sequence ATGAAAAAAAGTATCTTAATCGCATTAGCATTAGTAGCTGGAATTTTTGCAAATGCACAGACACCAACAACAGATACTACAAAATCTGTAAATGAAGTAGTCACTGCAGACAACTTAGAATGGGGCTGGTTAAATCCGTTACGAGGAGATAAAAGTCCGGCTGCAGGGAAACTTTGGGGAGACAGAACTAAAAACGAACCAGCAGGATTTTTAGTAAAATTCAACAAAGGATTTTCTTCGCCACCTCATATTCATAACATTACCTATCGTGGTGTGGTGATAAAAGGATTATTGCATAATGATGACGAACAAGCAGAAAAACAATGGTTGCCAGCAGGCTCTTATTGGCAACAACCAGCTGGTGAAGCGCATATAACTGCTGCAGATGGACAAGAAAATATGGCATTTTTAGATATACAAGAAGGACCGTATTTGGTACAACCAACATCAGAAGCTTTTGACAATGGAGAGCGTCCAATTAATGTGGATAAAACCAATATGGTTTGGCTAAATGCTAACGATATAAAGTGGGTAGCTTCAAAAAGTAATGTAGAAACTGCCTTTTTATGGGGAAGTCATAAAAAGAACCAATTACGTGCAACACTTTTAAGATTGCCAGCAGGTTTTAAAGGAAAAATTAAAAATTTGAGTCCTAATTTTAGAGCTGTTGTTATTTCGGGAGGATTAACACATCAGTTCTCCAAAAAAGGAGCTGTAAACCAATTAGATGCTCCTTCTTATTTTGGAGCAGAAAAAAAAGGGACTTCAATAATTTCAACAGATAAAGAAACAGTTCTTTACATTAGAAGCAACGGAAATTTTAAAATAAAGTAG
- a CDS encoding alpha-ketoglutarate-dependent dioxygenase AlkB family protein, which yields MDLFNQTNLFSTEEVRKTIYDLPGADVILFENFFSIEESNKLYKSLLNNTPWQQEQIIIHGKLVDYPRLTAWYGDINKDVKYTTTKSKMHLWNDDLLFIKERIEQEVDVKFSRCLLNYYRDGKDSVDWHQDYKGDQRKNTVIASVTFGETRPFQLKHVSRKDLQRVDIPLVNGSLLLMQGATQNNWKHKIPKTKKQIHPRINLTFRWIA from the coding sequence ATGGATTTATTTAATCAAACCAATTTATTTTCAACAGAAGAAGTCCGTAAAACAATATATGATTTACCAGGAGCAGATGTTATTTTATTTGAAAATTTCTTCAGCATAGAAGAAAGTAATAAGCTGTATAAGAGTTTATTAAATAACACACCGTGGCAACAAGAGCAAATTATTATTCACGGTAAACTGGTAGATTATCCTAGGTTAACCGCTTGGTATGGCGATATTAATAAAGACGTAAAATATACCACTACCAAAAGTAAAATGCATTTATGGAATGACGATTTACTTTTTATCAAAGAGCGAATAGAACAGGAGGTAGACGTTAAATTCTCACGCTGTCTTTTAAATTATTACAGAGATGGAAAAGACAGTGTAGATTGGCATCAAGATTATAAAGGAGATCAGCGTAAAAACACGGTAATTGCATCGGTTACTTTTGGAGAAACCAGACCATTTCAACTAAAACACGTATCCCGTAAAGATCTGCAACGTGTAGATATCCCTTTGGTAAACGGTAGTCTTTTATTAATGCAAGGTGCTACGCAGAACAATTGGAAACATAAAATTCCTAAAACAAAAAAGCAGATTCATCCAAGAATAAATTTAACTTTTAGGTGGATTGCTTAA
- a CDS encoding Hsp20/alpha crystallin family protein produces MSNLINVPKNGGLTSTNSPINFPNWSRVIDDMFNVDLPTVFTSNFNTGISLPKVNIKETPDSYLVSMAAPGLSKSNFQVEIDNHSLSISAEIKEEEQTNEEQYTRREFGYSSFKRTFTLPETVNDSKIEATYDMGILNINLPKKEEAKQKPARKINIS; encoded by the coding sequence ATGAGCAATTTAATTAATGTTCCTAAAAACGGAGGTTTAACAAGCACAAATTCACCTATTAACTTCCCAAATTGGTCTAGAGTTATAGACGATATGTTTAATGTAGATTTACCTACGGTATTTACATCAAACTTTAATACTGGTATTTCTTTGCCCAAAGTAAACATTAAAGAAACTCCAGACTCTTATTTAGTCTCAATGGCTGCCCCTGGTTTAAGCAAGTCTAATTTTCAGGTAGAAATAGACAATCATTCCTTATCTATTTCTGCAGAAATTAAAGAAGAAGAGCAAACCAATGAAGAACAATATACACGTAGAGAGTTTGGATATTCTTCTTTTAAAAGGACTTTTACGCTGCCAGAAACTGTTAATGACTCAAAAATAGAAGCTACATACGATATGGGTATTTTAAACATTAATTTACCAAAAAAGGAGGAGGCAAAACAAAAGCCAGCCAGAAAAATTAATATTTCCTAA
- a CDS encoding T9SS type A sorting domain-containing protein, translating into MKKISLLSIFAFFQFLLVHSQYDWDNIPIPANAGSGKQWKLQTNASDDFNYQFMPTNSVSDFGPTNNAKWYNKFHNQANGQPNNWPGPGPTVWRQDHVAVSGGSLNIWASRVPGATKSFVGSTGSLISRPETRAGCITNKTRVKYPVFVEASIKVMNSSLASDIWLLSPDDKQEIDIIECYGGPGDDNRNSFFSNKIHLSHHVFIRPPNFKDYQPADVNSWWRKDGVSQWGGRVVRIGVNWVSPTRLEYYVDGQMVRVLDDTAVQTRLADGTWQYTYPAGVTSTGVNGQLDRVNGYQKMKIATSLNDAKNKSNISVIDPFNYLRNGRKFTKEMDIIINVEDQSWQAEANRSSTDAELDNFEDNNLLVNWIRVYKPVASNSAVNSGVLNSGSFDFGSKSSALFPNYTRVSYGLNDDIWTTKNGVNYADRGSFNGTNDLNRDFAYGLGNTRTLQFTVENGTYDVTATFGDRLGPHKNNAINCGNKSVKVSTKTGEYKNAVLRNVVVSNGVLKVDVSASANEYWSLNRLTFAKSNTAERALISTEKIAEEELTVFPIPAKNTVNISNTDYVQAKVYNLQGLVVLRKDIADGKLNVSSLENGMYVLELAKKNGESTKQKIVISK; encoded by the coding sequence ATGAAGAAGATTAGCCTACTATCGATTTTTGCATTTTTTCAATTTCTATTAGTTCACAGTCAGTACGACTGGGATAACATACCCATACCTGCAAATGCGGGTTCTGGTAAACAGTGGAAATTACAAACAAATGCCAGTGATGATTTTAATTATCAATTTATGCCAACAAATAGTGTATCAGATTTTGGTCCCACTAATAATGCTAAATGGTATAATAAATTTCATAACCAAGCAAATGGTCAACCTAATAATTGGCCAGGACCAGGACCAACCGTATGGAGACAAGATCATGTTGCTGTTTCTGGAGGAAGTCTAAACATTTGGGCTTCTAGAGTACCTGGAGCAACAAAATCATTTGTAGGTTCTACTGGTAGCTTAATATCTAGACCAGAAACTAGAGCTGGTTGTATTACTAATAAAACTCGTGTTAAATACCCAGTTTTTGTAGAGGCAAGTATTAAAGTGATGAACTCATCTTTAGCATCAGACATTTGGTTACTTAGTCCAGATGATAAACAAGAAATAGATATAATTGAGTGTTACGGTGGACCTGGAGATGATAATAGAAATAGTTTCTTTTCAAATAAAATTCACCTAAGTCACCATGTATTTATTAGACCTCCTAATTTTAAAGATTACCAACCTGCAGATGTTAATAGTTGGTGGAGAAAAGATGGAGTATCACAATGGGGTGGTAGAGTAGTAAGAATTGGAGTTAATTGGGTTTCGCCTACAAGGTTAGAGTATTATGTAGACGGACAAATGGTACGTGTATTGGATGATACAGCAGTACAAACTAGATTGGCAGACGGTACTTGGCAGTATACTTATCCAGCAGGCGTAACAAGTACAGGTGTTAATGGACAATTAGATAGAGTAAATGGCTATCAAAAAATGAAAATTGCTACAAGCTTAAACGATGCAAAAAACAAGTCTAATATTAGTGTTATAGATCCTTTTAATTATTTACGTAATGGAAGAAAGTTTACAAAAGAAATGGATATTATAATTAATGTAGAAGACCAGAGTTGGCAAGCAGAGGCCAATAGGTCTTCTACAGATGCAGAATTAGACAATTTTGAAGATAATAATTTACTTGTAAATTGGATTAGAGTTTATAAGCCTGTAGCTTCTAATAGTGCTGTAAATTCTGGTGTTTTAAATTCAGGGTCTTTTGATTTTGGTTCTAAGAGTTCTGCACTTTTTCCTAATTACACTAGAGTTTCTTATGGTTTAAATGATGATATTTGGACTACTAAAAACGGAGTTAATTATGCAGATAGAGGCAGCTTTAACGGTACAAATGATTTAAATAGAGATTTTGCATATGGTTTAGGTAACACTAGAACGTTACAATTTACTGTAGAAAATGGTACTTATGATGTTACAGCAACTTTTGGAGATCGTTTAGGACCTCATAAAAATAATGCTATTAATTGTGGTAATAAATCTGTTAAGGTATCTACAAAAACAGGTGAGTATAAAAATGCAGTGTTACGTAACGTAGTTGTTTCTAATGGAGTTTTAAAGGTAGATGTTTCTGCTAGCGCAAATGAGTATTGGTCTTTAAATAGATTAACTTTTGCTAAATCTAATACTGCAGAAAGAGCACTAATTTCTACAGAAAAAATAGCAGAAGAGGAACTTACTGTTTTTCCAATACCAGCTAAAAATACTGTAAATATTAGCAATACAGACTATGTGCAAGCTAAGGTTTATAATTTACAAGGATTGGTTGTATTAAGAAAAGATATAGCTGACGGTAAACTAAATGTTTCTTCTTTAGAAAATGGTATGTATGTACTAGAATTGGCTAAGAAAAACGGAGAATCTACAAAGCAAAAAATTGTTATATCTAAATAA
- a CDS encoding AraC family transcriptional regulator, which translates to MQILEAYKPFEIQEIELSDWKQRPVKNNFFELVLIKNGDGTQCINYNDYEYEKGSIFLLPPLKCHSFNINKPTTFVFLKFTDSFFKNANRITIDRNEWFKEASYILSNYNQLPGDIIKNEVDRNYLENLVGMILQESRSYGEESVNLVTSLMTSVLEILIRNIKRSTYFETPKNNTDDRITKMLTYINENIDKTQLLKVENLADVFSMSPTYVSEFFKKQISMSLREYIIKAKLKLVEIRLLNSDFTLTQIADELGFTDVSHLSKTFKRYAGTSIREFKNNGEYMLLKRGACASPTA; encoded by the coding sequence ATGCAAATACTAGAAGCTTATAAACCTTTTGAAATACAAGAAATAGAATTATCAGATTGGAAACAACGTCCTGTTAAAAACAATTTTTTCGAGTTAGTTTTAATTAAAAATGGTGACGGAACTCAATGTATAAATTACAATGACTATGAATACGAAAAAGGAAGCATCTTTTTATTACCTCCATTAAAATGCCATTCTTTTAATATAAACAAACCAACAACATTTGTCTTTTTAAAATTTACTGACTCGTTTTTTAAAAATGCCAATAGAATAACTATTGACAGAAACGAGTGGTTTAAAGAAGCTTCCTATATTTTATCTAACTATAACCAACTTCCTGGAGATATTATTAAAAATGAAGTTGACAGAAATTATTTAGAAAACCTAGTTGGTATGATTTTACAAGAATCTAGAAGCTATGGTGAAGAGTCTGTAAATTTAGTAACAAGCCTTATGACTAGTGTGTTAGAAATATTAATACGTAATATAAAAAGGAGTACTTATTTTGAAACCCCAAAAAATAATACGGATGACAGAATTACAAAAATGCTGACATATATAAACGAGAATATAGACAAAACACAATTGCTTAAAGTTGAAAATTTGGCAGATGTTTTTAGTATGTCTCCTACTTATGTTAGTGAGTTTTTTAAAAAACAAATAAGTATGTCTTTACGAGAATACATTATTAAAGCCAAGCTTAAACTAGTAGAAATTCGTTTATTAAACTCAGACTTTACACTTACACAAATTGCAGATGAATTAGGTTTTACAGATGTTAGCCATTTATCTAAAACCTTTAAACGCTATGCAGGTACTAGTATACGTGAGTTTAAAAACAATGGTGAATATATGTTGTTAAAAAGAGGTGCTTGTGCTTCTCCAACAGCATAG
- a CDS encoding zinc-binding alcohol dehydrogenase family protein: protein MKAIGYKENLPIDNVNSLQDITLEVPKATGRDILVEVKAISVNPVDYKIRANRPSPDDNWSVIGWDATGIVTAVGEGVTLFKVGDEVWYAGDLTRQGSNAEYQVVDERIVGKKPSSLSFAEAAALPLTTLTAYEMLFDRLQVSKDDANKSILVIGAAGGVGSILVQLAKKLTKLNIIGTASREETTAWLKELGADTVINHRNKLSEEFEKYDSPAPEYVVSLNATEQHVDEIAKLIKPQGKFGFIDDPKVMNVMPFKGKAVSTHIELMFTRSMFQTEDMIEQHNILNEVSELIDNGTIRTTLGENFGTINAENLRKAHAFLETGKAKGKIVLEGF from the coding sequence ATGAAAGCAATAGGATACAAAGAGAATTTACCAATTGACAATGTAAATTCTCTTCAAGACATCACATTAGAGGTGCCAAAAGCAACAGGTAGAGATATTTTAGTAGAAGTAAAAGCCATTTCTGTAAATCCTGTAGATTATAAAATTAGAGCCAACAGACCGTCACCAGATGATAATTGGAGCGTAATTGGTTGGGATGCAACCGGAATTGTTACTGCTGTTGGAGAAGGTGTTACACTCTTTAAAGTAGGTGATGAAGTTTGGTATGCAGGCGATTTAACACGTCAAGGGAGTAATGCAGAATATCAGGTGGTAGATGAGCGTATTGTGGGTAAAAAACCTTCAAGCTTATCGTTTGCAGAAGCTGCTGCATTGCCATTAACTACGCTTACCGCTTACGAAATGTTGTTTGATAGATTGCAGGTTTCTAAAGACGATGCCAACAAATCTATTTTAGTAATTGGTGCTGCTGGTGGTGTGGGTTCTATTTTGGTTCAATTGGCTAAAAAGCTGACGAAATTGAATATTATAGGGACAGCTTCTCGTGAAGAAACTACGGCTTGGTTAAAAGAGTTAGGTGCAGATACGGTTATTAATCACAGAAATAAATTAAGCGAAGAGTTTGAAAAATACGACTCGCCTGCTCCAGAATATGTAGTGAGTTTAAATGCAACGGAACAGCACGTAGACGAAATTGCAAAATTAATTAAACCACAAGGTAAATTTGGATTTATTGATGATCCTAAAGTAATGAATGTAATGCCTTTTAAAGGCAAAGCAGTGTCTACACATATAGAGTTAATGTTTACACGCTCTATGTTTCAGACAGAGGATATGATTGAGCAGCATAACATTTTAAACGAGGTTTCTGAATTAATAGATAACGGAACTATTAGAACAACCTTAGGAGAAAATTTTGGAACTATAAATGCTGAAAACCTTAGAAAAGCACACGCTTTTTTAGAAACTGGTAAAGCAAAAGGTAAAATTGTTTTAGAAGGATTTTAA